The following coding sequences are from one Clarias gariepinus isolate MV-2021 ecotype Netherlands chromosome 19, CGAR_prim_01v2, whole genome shotgun sequence window:
- the LOC128507580 gene encoding clustered mitochondria protein homolog isoform X1 has translation MGNQLRCCLRRLFRCKDIPDQTEEQSPLLSRENSDVESLSPSGSDVLASPVLDQDHLLYPDIVLSSSHRTTLDRTDFSQQLELVLPEREQNKEQSTLKGECYEVFGEERTPSTKISPREFHHLDRNQLCTTEKELPLLSSLHSWPLERSSSPSRTLIYTHGQGSRYSHASPCQGMQLIAQGNGSHQLVFLNPKSAEIFSTPSSDSLAKESTHNEDEGGTQRAERTEQMELNVVHRDQNVAQLGQEVAEHMQSGVRSEDNAAQLNKGDVKITLDVTNRMEHYPVQSGQTEAQYRPSTAQRDETRHETVILISQNGEHEEPGLVDKRNQEEVTQTQEFVLEMDSSETEEDDTEMDQIVKTSANKEQYIPGNEPESPPSNQVLVELRSLNEEQDREKSEELERDKTLSNPDKRPEKNEQFTLFVVDKLFLASPSISGPSPNNILSDQIGISEPNRYSEKDLQEDPDSVDVDPSEDVGLTIRIQAPGIEPTDFQASPLAMVQEIKQVLMDREETCHRTCFSLQLNGNTLDNFTNLKSITGLQEGSLLKIVEEPYTVREVRFHIRHIRDLLKSLDPTDAYNGIEGSSLSFLRFFTEERVEENSKFRKRGEELKQFNCSPPEYILPGSKECLLGPLQPQSENLKPIECLKVLMTSNWNPPPGNRKIHGDLMYLNVLTMEDRGFSITASTRGFYLNQSTTYGFNPKPENPSMLSHSLVELLSQISPVFKKNFSLLLKKRTSTHPFERIGTPLQVFSWTAPALDHAMDCVRAEDACSSQLGYEGQVPGQVCDWNEELQSTRELPRQSLKDRLLRDRAIFKANSDFVSTATRGAMAVVDGNVMPINPSEEPRNHMYVWNNIFFSLGLDGHEHYEELGGEAAAHTASAIDLNGVRAYSALDAEGLYVLGTVLVDYRGYRITAQSIVPGILERDQEQSVIYGSIDFGKTVVSNEQFLKLLDKPSKHLRVQRHFVLNKDDSIVELCSSVECKGIVGNDGRHYIMDLLFTFPPDLNFLPVDGEDLNTECQQFGFPLQHPHRLVCLRQELIEAFVKHRYHSHKSVVSQDFDQESNSIREVGSPHSPHAAALQPPSDISSKGVDVATSNENNDSPSHSMNWSSFDIRFNPDIFSPGVRFPKECLQDIQEQKQLLKDAAAFLVSKRIPELIKSCVDHPALPMDGFTLTEALHQYGINIRYLGTILEFIEKSPYKTKLDHVYRIALCELITRCTKHIFRTYLLAVESSSLSVSVSHFLNCFLSSPPDVPGAQQMDRLSSKRRSRRRRSRGSVSGEVRAVGGAWASLTSNELWKTIQAEAREYYHYCLPCDTIDQAVEKYGLQRITLLRETSIKTGIQILIRDYQFDAKHRPVFTEDDILNIFPIIKHVIPKANDGIYLLHCGQTSIQQGSLKEGCELISQALGLFTNVYGALHQDVCVCLRLLGRIYYILGDYAEALSHQQKAVLISERVLGIDHPNTIQEYKHLGLYCFAGGQTSTALRLLYRARYLMLLVCGEDHPEMALLDSKIGLVLHGVMQCDLALRFLENALALTSKYHGPTSLKVAQGHHLLAKVNESKGDFRSALRHEKERYVIYRSQVGEEHEKTHESSEYLKHLTNQAVILQRTMNMIYKNRSGPSITPLTLATPSRLWVVEQLNLVTGIVLIPLSNKDLETLRDNTQKTSA, from the exons ATGGGGAACCAGCTTCGGTGCTGTCTCAGACGCTTGTTTCGGTGTAAGGACATCCCTGACCAAACTGAAGAGCAGTCTCCTCTCTTGTCAAGAGAGAACAGTGATGTCGAAAGTCTGTCTCCATCAGGGTCTGACGTGCTGGCGTCTCCTGTCCTGGATCAGGACCACCTCCTTTACCCTGACATAGTCCTTAGCAGTAGCCATCGAACCACCCTGGACAGAACGGACTTTTCACAGCAGTTAGAGCTTGTTTTACCAGAGAGAgaacaaaacaaagaacaatCTACTTTAAAGGGTGAATGCTATGAAGTCTTTGGAGAAGAGCGAACGCCAAGCACAAAAATCAGTCCGCGGGAATTTCACCATTTGGATAGAAACCAGCTATGCACCACTGAGAAAGAATTGCCGTTACTGTCTTCCTTACATTCATGGCCATTAGAACGATCAAGTTCTCCGTCTCGGACCCTGATCTACACCCACGGACAGGGATCCAGGTATTCCCATGCTTCTCCGTGTCAAGGAATGCAGTTAATAGCACAGGGAAATGGAAGCCACCAACTCGTTTTTTTGAATCCGAAATCCGCTGAGATCTTCAGCACACCTTCATCTGACAGCCTTGCAAAAGAATCTACACACAATGAGGACGAAGGAGGAACTCAACGAGCTGAAAGAACAGAACAAATGGAGCTAAATGTGGTACACAGAGACCAGAATGTAGCACAACTGGGACAGGAAGTGGCTGAGCATATGCAAAGTGGTGTGCGTTCAGAAGACAATGCAGCACAGCTAAATAAAGGTGACGTTAAAATTACTCTTGATGTAACAAACCGAATGGAACATTATCCAGTTCAATCAGGACAAACAGAAGCACAATATAGACCAAGCACAGCACAGAGGGATGAGACAAGGCATGAAACTGTTATTCTCATTAGTCAAAATGGAGAACATGAAGAACCAGGTTTAGTGGATAAACGAAACCAAGAAGAGGTCACTCAGACCCAAGAATTTGTCTTGGAAATGGATTCCAGTGAGACAGAAGAAGACGATACAGAGATGGACCAGATAGTTAAGACTTCCGCGAATAAAGAACAGTACATACCTGGGAATGAACCTGAGTCTCCACCAAGCAATCAAGTTCTAGTAGAGTTAAGATCTCTTAATGAGGAACAGGACAGGGAGAAATCCGAAGAGCTGGAGCGGGACAAAACACTTTCAAATCCAGACAAAAGACCAGAAAAGAATGAACAGTTCACGCTGTTCGTAGTTGATAAACTGTTCCTCGCCAGCCCAAGTATTTCAG GCCCAAGTCCAAACAATATCCTTAGTGACCAAATAGGGATTTCAGAGCCGAACAGGTATAGTGAAAAAGATCTGCAGGAGGATCCTGATTCTGTAGATGTAGATCCTTCTGAGGATGTGGGGTTGACAATCAGGATCCAAGCGCCTGGTATTGAACCCACTGACTTCCAG GCGTCACCTCTAGCAATGGTGCAGGAAATCAAGCAAGTGTTAATGGACCGCGAGGAGACCTGTCACCGTACctgtttctccctgcagttaAATGGAAATACCCTGGATAACTTCACTAATCTCAAATCCATCACTGGCCTACAAGAGGGCTCACTTTTAAAGATAGTGGAAG AGCCTTACACAGTTCGAGAAGTTCGTTTTCACATTCGTCACATCAGAGACCTGCTAAAGAGCTTGGACCCAACAGATGCGTATAATGGCATAGAGGGAAGCTCTCTATCCTTTCTTAGGTTCTTCACTGAAGAACGTGTTGAAG agaacaGCAAATTCAGAAAAAGGGGTGAAGAATTGAAGCAATTCAACTGTAGCCCTCCTGAGTACATTCTTCCAGGGTCTAAAGAATGTTTACTAGGACCTCTGCAACCTCAAAGTGAGAATTTGAAG CCCATCGAATGCCTGAAAGTGCTGATGACCAGCAACTGGAACCCTCCTCCAGGAAACAGAAAAATACATGGTGATCTTATGTACCTCAACGTACTTACCATGGAAGACAGAGGGTTCAGCATTACAGCATCAACTCGTGGCTTTTACTTGAATCA GTCTACTACTTACGGCTTTAACCCAAAGCCAGAGAATCCCAGTATGCTTAGCCATTCTTTAGTGGAGCTTCTGAGTCAGATCAGTCCGGTTTTTAAGAAGAACTTCAGTCTTTTACTCAAGAAAAG AACATCAACACATCCCTTTGAGAGGATAGGCACTCCATTGCAAGTGTTTAGCTGGACTGCTCCAGCTCTTGATCATGCCATGGACTGTGTTCGAGCTGAAGATGCCTGCTCTTCTCAACTGGGCTATGAAGGACAAGTGCCTGGACAA GTTTGTGACTGGAATGAGGAGCTTCAGAGCACTAGAGAACTTCCACGTCAGAGCCTCAAAGATCGTCTTCTGAGAGACAGAGCTATCTTTAag GCTAACAGCGATTTTGTGAGCACTGCTACACGTGGTGCTATGGCGGTGGTTGATGGCAATGTGATGCCCATCAACCCCAGTGAGGAACCTCGCAATCACATGTACGTCTGGAACAATATCTTCTTCAGCTTGGGCTTAGATGGACATGAACACTATGAGGAGCTGGGCGGTGAGGCTGCAGCCCATACTGCCTCAGCCATTGATCTGAATGGTGTGAGAGCATACAGTGCCCTGGATGCAGAAGGCCTGTATGTTCTTGGTACCGTGCTGGTGGATTATCGAGGTTACCGCATCACTGCCCAGTCAATCGTCCCAGGAATTCTTGAGCGGGACCAAGAGCAGAGTGTCATCTATGGTTCCATTGATTTTGGAAAGACTGTTGTCTCTAATGAACA GTTCCTGAAGCTACTGGACAAACCAAGCAAGCATCTGAGAGTGCAGCGGCATTTTGTGCTTAACAAAGACGATTCCATTGTAGAGTTGTGTTCCTCTGTGGAATGTAAGGGCATCGTGGGTAACGATGGCCGTCACTACATTATGGACCTTCTGTTCACATTTCCACCAGACCTCAACTTTCTGCCTGTGGATGGAGAGGACCTAAATACTGAGTGTCAGCAATTCGGTTTCCCACTTCAGCACCCACATCGCCTGGTCTGTCTGAGACAAGAGCTAATCGAGGCATTTGTGAAGCATAG GTATCACTCACATAAGAGCGTAGTGTCTCAGGACTTTGATCAAGAAAGCAACAGCATCAGAGAGGTTGGATCTCCTCACAGCCCACATGCAGCTGCTTTGCAACCACCGTCTGATATTTCCAGCAAGGGTGTAGATGTTGCTACCTCTAATGAGAACAATGATTCTCCTTCTCATTCTATGAACTGGTCATCATTCGATATCCGTTTCAACCCTGATATTTTCTCCCCAG GTGTACGATTTCCAAAGGAATGTTTGCAAGATATCCAGGAACAGAAGCAACTTTTAAAGGATGCTGCAGCTTTTCTAGTGTCAAAACGAATTCCTGAATTA ATTAAAAGCTGTGTCGATCATCCCGCGTTGCCAATGGATGGTTTTACATTAACCGAGGCTCTCCATCAATACGGGATCAATATCCGGTACCTGGGGACAATCCTGGAGTTTATCGAGAAAAGTCCTTATAAGACAAAACTGGACCATGTTTAT AGAATTGCGCTGTGTGAGCTGATCACTAGGTGCACAAAACATATATTCAGGACATATTTATTA GCTGTGGAGTCATCGTCCCTCTCTGTCTCCGTCAGCCATTTCCTCAACTGCTTCCTCAGCTCCCCACCTGATGTACCAGGAGCCCAACAAATGGACAGACTCTCGTCCAAGCGCAGGAGTCGACGGAGGCGGAGCCGGGGCTCCGTGAGCGGCGAAGTGAGAGCCGTGGGTGGGGCGTGGGCCAGCCTTACCTCCAATGAACTCTGGAAAACCATCCAAGCTGAGGCTCGAGAGTATTATCACTACTGCCTGCCGTG TGACACTATAGACCAAGCGGTGGAGAAATATGGTTTACAAAGAATCACTTTGCTCCGAGAGACCTCCATCAAAACTGGCATTCAG ATTCTCATCAGAGACTATCAGTTTGATGCCAAGCACAGACCGGTGTTCACCGAAGACGACATCCTGAACATTTTCCCTATAATAAAGCACGTCATTCCGAAGGCTAATGATGGGATTTATCTTCTGCACTGTGGCCAGACCAGCATTCAGCAAG GAAGCCTGAAAGAAGGCTGTGAGCTAATCAGCCAGGCTTTGGGCCTGTTCACTAATGTTTATGGGGCTTTGCACCAGGACGTCTGCGTCTGTCTTCGCCTGCTGGGACGAATTTATTACATTCTAGGAGACTATGCTGAG GCACTGAGTCACCAGCAGAAAGCTGTACTGATCAGTGAGAGAGTTCTGGGAATCGATCATCCAAACACTATACAGGAATAT aaacaCCTTGGTCTTTATTGCTTTGCTGGTGGGCAGACGTCCACTGCACTGCGTCTGCTCTACCGCGCCCGCTATCTCATGCTGCTGGTGTGTGGAGAAGATCACCCAGAAATGGCTCTGCTGGAT AGTAAGATCGGTCTCGTCTTACACGGTGTCATGCAGTGTGATCTCGCACTCAGGTTTCTGGAAAATGCCCTGGCTTTGACCTCCAAATACCACGGGCCTACCTCGCTCAAAGTGGCACAAGG TCATCACTTGTTGGCAAAAGTGAACGAGAGCAAAGGGGATTTCCGATCAGCGCTGAGGCATGAAAAGGAACGATACGTGATTTACCGGAGCCAG GTTGGGGAGGAACATGAAAAGACACATGAGAGCTCCGAGTACCTGAAGCACCTCACGAACCAGGCTGTAATTCTGCAGAGGACTATGAACATGATATACAAAAACCGATCCGGGCCCAGTATTACTCCCCTCACT ctcgCCACTCCGAGTCGGCTCTGGGTCGTGGAGCAGCTAAATCTGGTTACTGGCATTGTTCTTATCCCACTCAG CAACAAGGATCTAGAAACTCTTAGGGATAACACCCAAAAAACATCTGCTTAA
- the LOC128507580 gene encoding clustered mitochondria protein homolog isoform X2, with protein MGNQLRCCLRRLFRCKDIPDQTEEQSPLLSRENSDVESLSPSGSDVLASPVLDQDHLLYPDIVLSSSHRTTLDRTDFSQQLELVLPEREQNKEQSTLKGECYEVFGEERTPSTKISPREFHHLDRNQLCTTEKELPLLSSLHSWPLERSSSPSRTLIYTHGQGSRYSHASPCQGMQLIAQGNGSHQLVFLNPKSAEIFSTPSSDSLAKESTHNEDEGGTQRAERTEQMELNVVHRDQNVAQLGQEVAEHMQSGVRSEDNAAQLNKGDVKITLDVTNRMEHYPVQSGQTEAQYRPSTAQRDETRHETVILISQNGEHEEPGLVDKRNQEEVTQTQEFVLEMDSSETEEDDTEMDQIVKTSANKEQYIPGNEPESPPSNQVLVELRSLNEEQDREKSEELERDKTLSNPDKRPEKNEQFTLFVVDKLFLASPSISGPSPNNILSDQIGISEPNRYSEKDLQEDPDSVDVDPSEDVGLTIRIQAPGIEPTDFQASPLAMVQEIKQVLMDREETCHRTCFSLQLNGNTLDNFTNLKSITGLQEGSLLKIVEEPYTVREVRFHIRHIRDLLKSLDPTDAYNGIEGSSLSFLRFFTEERVEENSKFRKRGEELKQFNCSPPEYILPGSKECLLGPLQPQSENLKPIECLKVLMTSNWNPPPGNRKIHGDLMYLNVLTMEDRGFSITASTRGFYLNQSTTYGFNPKPENPSMLSHSLVELLSQISPVFKKNFSLLLKKRTSTHPFERIGTPLQVFSWTAPALDHAMDCVRAEDACSSQLGYEGQVPGQVCDWNEELQSTRELPRQSLKDRLLRDRAIFKANSDFVSTATRGAMAVVDGNVMPINPSEEPRNHMYVWNNIFFSLGLDGHEHYEELGGEAAAHTASAIDLNGVRAYSALDAEGLYVLGTVLVDYRGYRITAQSIVPGILERDQEQSVIYGSIDFGKTVVSNEQFLKLLDKPSKHLRVQRHFVLNKDDSIVELCSSVECKGIVGNDGRHYIMDLLFTFPPDLNFLPVDGEDLNTECQQFGFPLQHPHRLVCLRQELIEAFVKHRYHSHKSVVSQDFDQESNSIREVGSPHSPHAAALQPPSDISSKGVDVATSNENNDSPSHSMNWSSFDIRFNPDIFSPGVRFPKECLQDIQEQKQLLKDAAAFLVSKRIPELIKSCVDHPALPMDGFTLTEALHQYGINIRYLGTILEFIEKSPYKTKLDHVYRIALCELITRCTKHIFRTYLLAVESSSLSVSVSHFLNCFLSSPPDVPGAQQMDRLSSKRRSRRRRSRGSVSGEVRAVGGAWASLTSNELWKTIQAEAREYYHYCLPCDTIDQAVEKYGLQRITLLRETSIKTGIQILIRDYQFDAKHRPVFTEDDILNIFPIIKHVIPKANDGIYLLHCGQTSIQQGSLKEGCELISQALGLFTNVYGALHQDVCVCLRLLGRIYYILGDYAEALSHQQKAVLISERVLGIDHPNTIQEYKHLGLYCFAGGQTSTALRLLYRARYLMLLVCGEDHPEMALLDSKIGLVLHGVMQCDLALRFLENALALTSKYHGPTSLKVAQGHHLLAKVNESKGDFRSALRHEKERYVIYRSQVGEEHEKTHESSEYLKHLTNQAVILQRTMNMIYKNRSGPSITPLTLATPSRLWVVEQLNLVTGIVLIPLRNELCTVSGME; from the exons ATGGGGAACCAGCTTCGGTGCTGTCTCAGACGCTTGTTTCGGTGTAAGGACATCCCTGACCAAACTGAAGAGCAGTCTCCTCTCTTGTCAAGAGAGAACAGTGATGTCGAAAGTCTGTCTCCATCAGGGTCTGACGTGCTGGCGTCTCCTGTCCTGGATCAGGACCACCTCCTTTACCCTGACATAGTCCTTAGCAGTAGCCATCGAACCACCCTGGACAGAACGGACTTTTCACAGCAGTTAGAGCTTGTTTTACCAGAGAGAgaacaaaacaaagaacaatCTACTTTAAAGGGTGAATGCTATGAAGTCTTTGGAGAAGAGCGAACGCCAAGCACAAAAATCAGTCCGCGGGAATTTCACCATTTGGATAGAAACCAGCTATGCACCACTGAGAAAGAATTGCCGTTACTGTCTTCCTTACATTCATGGCCATTAGAACGATCAAGTTCTCCGTCTCGGACCCTGATCTACACCCACGGACAGGGATCCAGGTATTCCCATGCTTCTCCGTGTCAAGGAATGCAGTTAATAGCACAGGGAAATGGAAGCCACCAACTCGTTTTTTTGAATCCGAAATCCGCTGAGATCTTCAGCACACCTTCATCTGACAGCCTTGCAAAAGAATCTACACACAATGAGGACGAAGGAGGAACTCAACGAGCTGAAAGAACAGAACAAATGGAGCTAAATGTGGTACACAGAGACCAGAATGTAGCACAACTGGGACAGGAAGTGGCTGAGCATATGCAAAGTGGTGTGCGTTCAGAAGACAATGCAGCACAGCTAAATAAAGGTGACGTTAAAATTACTCTTGATGTAACAAACCGAATGGAACATTATCCAGTTCAATCAGGACAAACAGAAGCACAATATAGACCAAGCACAGCACAGAGGGATGAGACAAGGCATGAAACTGTTATTCTCATTAGTCAAAATGGAGAACATGAAGAACCAGGTTTAGTGGATAAACGAAACCAAGAAGAGGTCACTCAGACCCAAGAATTTGTCTTGGAAATGGATTCCAGTGAGACAGAAGAAGACGATACAGAGATGGACCAGATAGTTAAGACTTCCGCGAATAAAGAACAGTACATACCTGGGAATGAACCTGAGTCTCCACCAAGCAATCAAGTTCTAGTAGAGTTAAGATCTCTTAATGAGGAACAGGACAGGGAGAAATCCGAAGAGCTGGAGCGGGACAAAACACTTTCAAATCCAGACAAAAGACCAGAAAAGAATGAACAGTTCACGCTGTTCGTAGTTGATAAACTGTTCCTCGCCAGCCCAAGTATTTCAG GCCCAAGTCCAAACAATATCCTTAGTGACCAAATAGGGATTTCAGAGCCGAACAGGTATAGTGAAAAAGATCTGCAGGAGGATCCTGATTCTGTAGATGTAGATCCTTCTGAGGATGTGGGGTTGACAATCAGGATCCAAGCGCCTGGTATTGAACCCACTGACTTCCAG GCGTCACCTCTAGCAATGGTGCAGGAAATCAAGCAAGTGTTAATGGACCGCGAGGAGACCTGTCACCGTACctgtttctccctgcagttaAATGGAAATACCCTGGATAACTTCACTAATCTCAAATCCATCACTGGCCTACAAGAGGGCTCACTTTTAAAGATAGTGGAAG AGCCTTACACAGTTCGAGAAGTTCGTTTTCACATTCGTCACATCAGAGACCTGCTAAAGAGCTTGGACCCAACAGATGCGTATAATGGCATAGAGGGAAGCTCTCTATCCTTTCTTAGGTTCTTCACTGAAGAACGTGTTGAAG agaacaGCAAATTCAGAAAAAGGGGTGAAGAATTGAAGCAATTCAACTGTAGCCCTCCTGAGTACATTCTTCCAGGGTCTAAAGAATGTTTACTAGGACCTCTGCAACCTCAAAGTGAGAATTTGAAG CCCATCGAATGCCTGAAAGTGCTGATGACCAGCAACTGGAACCCTCCTCCAGGAAACAGAAAAATACATGGTGATCTTATGTACCTCAACGTACTTACCATGGAAGACAGAGGGTTCAGCATTACAGCATCAACTCGTGGCTTTTACTTGAATCA GTCTACTACTTACGGCTTTAACCCAAAGCCAGAGAATCCCAGTATGCTTAGCCATTCTTTAGTGGAGCTTCTGAGTCAGATCAGTCCGGTTTTTAAGAAGAACTTCAGTCTTTTACTCAAGAAAAG AACATCAACACATCCCTTTGAGAGGATAGGCACTCCATTGCAAGTGTTTAGCTGGACTGCTCCAGCTCTTGATCATGCCATGGACTGTGTTCGAGCTGAAGATGCCTGCTCTTCTCAACTGGGCTATGAAGGACAAGTGCCTGGACAA GTTTGTGACTGGAATGAGGAGCTTCAGAGCACTAGAGAACTTCCACGTCAGAGCCTCAAAGATCGTCTTCTGAGAGACAGAGCTATCTTTAag GCTAACAGCGATTTTGTGAGCACTGCTACACGTGGTGCTATGGCGGTGGTTGATGGCAATGTGATGCCCATCAACCCCAGTGAGGAACCTCGCAATCACATGTACGTCTGGAACAATATCTTCTTCAGCTTGGGCTTAGATGGACATGAACACTATGAGGAGCTGGGCGGTGAGGCTGCAGCCCATACTGCCTCAGCCATTGATCTGAATGGTGTGAGAGCATACAGTGCCCTGGATGCAGAAGGCCTGTATGTTCTTGGTACCGTGCTGGTGGATTATCGAGGTTACCGCATCACTGCCCAGTCAATCGTCCCAGGAATTCTTGAGCGGGACCAAGAGCAGAGTGTCATCTATGGTTCCATTGATTTTGGAAAGACTGTTGTCTCTAATGAACA GTTCCTGAAGCTACTGGACAAACCAAGCAAGCATCTGAGAGTGCAGCGGCATTTTGTGCTTAACAAAGACGATTCCATTGTAGAGTTGTGTTCCTCTGTGGAATGTAAGGGCATCGTGGGTAACGATGGCCGTCACTACATTATGGACCTTCTGTTCACATTTCCACCAGACCTCAACTTTCTGCCTGTGGATGGAGAGGACCTAAATACTGAGTGTCAGCAATTCGGTTTCCCACTTCAGCACCCACATCGCCTGGTCTGTCTGAGACAAGAGCTAATCGAGGCATTTGTGAAGCATAG GTATCACTCACATAAGAGCGTAGTGTCTCAGGACTTTGATCAAGAAAGCAACAGCATCAGAGAGGTTGGATCTCCTCACAGCCCACATGCAGCTGCTTTGCAACCACCGTCTGATATTTCCAGCAAGGGTGTAGATGTTGCTACCTCTAATGAGAACAATGATTCTCCTTCTCATTCTATGAACTGGTCATCATTCGATATCCGTTTCAACCCTGATATTTTCTCCCCAG GTGTACGATTTCCAAAGGAATGTTTGCAAGATATCCAGGAACAGAAGCAACTTTTAAAGGATGCTGCAGCTTTTCTAGTGTCAAAACGAATTCCTGAATTA ATTAAAAGCTGTGTCGATCATCCCGCGTTGCCAATGGATGGTTTTACATTAACCGAGGCTCTCCATCAATACGGGATCAATATCCGGTACCTGGGGACAATCCTGGAGTTTATCGAGAAAAGTCCTTATAAGACAAAACTGGACCATGTTTAT AGAATTGCGCTGTGTGAGCTGATCACTAGGTGCACAAAACATATATTCAGGACATATTTATTA GCTGTGGAGTCATCGTCCCTCTCTGTCTCCGTCAGCCATTTCCTCAACTGCTTCCTCAGCTCCCCACCTGATGTACCAGGAGCCCAACAAATGGACAGACTCTCGTCCAAGCGCAGGAGTCGACGGAGGCGGAGCCGGGGCTCCGTGAGCGGCGAAGTGAGAGCCGTGGGTGGGGCGTGGGCCAGCCTTACCTCCAATGAACTCTGGAAAACCATCCAAGCTGAGGCTCGAGAGTATTATCACTACTGCCTGCCGTG TGACACTATAGACCAAGCGGTGGAGAAATATGGTTTACAAAGAATCACTTTGCTCCGAGAGACCTCCATCAAAACTGGCATTCAG ATTCTCATCAGAGACTATCAGTTTGATGCCAAGCACAGACCGGTGTTCACCGAAGACGACATCCTGAACATTTTCCCTATAATAAAGCACGTCATTCCGAAGGCTAATGATGGGATTTATCTTCTGCACTGTGGCCAGACCAGCATTCAGCAAG GAAGCCTGAAAGAAGGCTGTGAGCTAATCAGCCAGGCTTTGGGCCTGTTCACTAATGTTTATGGGGCTTTGCACCAGGACGTCTGCGTCTGTCTTCGCCTGCTGGGACGAATTTATTACATTCTAGGAGACTATGCTGAG GCACTGAGTCACCAGCAGAAAGCTGTACTGATCAGTGAGAGAGTTCTGGGAATCGATCATCCAAACACTATACAGGAATAT aaacaCCTTGGTCTTTATTGCTTTGCTGGTGGGCAGACGTCCACTGCACTGCGTCTGCTCTACCGCGCCCGCTATCTCATGCTGCTGGTGTGTGGAGAAGATCACCCAGAAATGGCTCTGCTGGAT AGTAAGATCGGTCTCGTCTTACACGGTGTCATGCAGTGTGATCTCGCACTCAGGTTTCTGGAAAATGCCCTGGCTTTGACCTCCAAATACCACGGGCCTACCTCGCTCAAAGTGGCACAAGG TCATCACTTGTTGGCAAAAGTGAACGAGAGCAAAGGGGATTTCCGATCAGCGCTGAGGCATGAAAAGGAACGATACGTGATTTACCGGAGCCAG GTTGGGGAGGAACATGAAAAGACACATGAGAGCTCCGAGTACCTGAAGCACCTCACGAACCAGGCTGTAATTCTGCAGAGGACTATGAACATGATATACAAAAACCGATCCGGGCCCAGTATTACTCCCCTCACT ctcgCCACTCCGAGTCGGCTCTGGGTCGTGGAGCAGCTAAATCTGGTTACTGGCATTGTTCTTATCCCACTCAG